ggatatataataaaaacagatttctttttatttatcagCAATTGATATAagcactattataaaaatagaaatttccTCTAtccaaaataagaaaaactatgactttaaaaatatatctgtagtcatttttaaattgttgtcatatcaaataaaattatgaaaattataaagagcagctatttcattttaaattttatttagaaagtcACTTTTTATTGAgatagagttatttttttatgaaggtaataaatataatcaattAGTGTTTACCCTAATTTATTTCTGTTGTGTATATAATTGGTTTCTGTTGCAGCTTCTTTGTATAGCTTCTTTCATACActgtttttcatataatttattccatacactattttttttatatatattctagtcgtttcactattttttcatgtaattagttctttgtaattcttttaagttataaaagttagttactttttgttaaaaggttaaaatgaaaaacttcaacattttttcaagCCCCTTGGAccttataacaatttattttgcaaaatttaatgtTCTTTTACAATGAATTTATCAAGTTCAAAGAACTTTAAGTACAGCAGTGAAAAAAATTCAAGGTCCAGAGGAGGAAATGCTGAGGATTTTTGGTGATAAATATTACAGGGTTTTTATTCAGCActtcagatttttaaaaatgttttctttgttAGTGGTGTGTTGTTGGAGACACATTTCCTGTAGGATGCCAATTCCAACCTACATgtgtattttacaaatattttgaagaaaatccAGACTGGAATCATCCGGAATATAGGtgagttatttaattttaatataaagttgaaaatatttccaaaattgTCAttgtaaaactataatttttaacttttataaaattaacatttttttttttaaaacagcacACCCAACGGcatctataaagaaaattgtgGACTAGATCAAGTGATGATGTCTTGGGGGCATGATGGTGAGCTGAGtggtaaacatttttgtaattagcaATCATTTGTTAAAATGCTTCCATTTTGGTTTTTCTTTCAGAATATTTGTACCAAGTACTTAAACATAACAAAGCTACACTCCCAGAAGAAGCACTTAATATGATTCGTTATCATTCTTTTTATCCATACCATGCATCTgacagttataaaaatttatgcaacgAAAAAGATGCTTTGATGTTACCTTGGATACAAGAATTCAagtagcttttattttttattggctagttttgtttatattatattaatttaatatttttgtattttatttttttttagcttgtttGACTTGTATACAAAAAGTGACAAACTTCTCGACCCAAAAGCTCTGCAACCTTATTACCAATCTTTAGTTGATAAATATATACCTGGATTCCTAAAATGGTGATCTTTcggaaatttttgaataaattttaataaaatttttaataaaataataaataattttaatataataacatttgttGTAGTTAATGTCGTTTAAAGGtttcaccattttttttttaataaaatttgtttaataaataaaatttgtttaattttataaatttttttgtagttaaagtcgtttaatattaaatttttttttaaaagttgcaatttttttttcatcagttttttgatttgaagctgtagtttattttttcgaatatttgtattttgaatttttgtattgaaactgttgattttttttgataggttttcatgtaaaataaagtgtaaatatgatttcttatttaaaaaaaaatttcttatatataaaaaagaagaataatgTAGACTAAACCTTTTGAATAATCTTAAAGGCTTTAATTGATCGTATCTGTTTAGCAGGGttatctttttttcaaagttaattataaaatcttAGACATAAtgagtattaaaatatttaggtaagACCCCGATCAAATCTCTCACTTAGATATAttgttatgaattaaaaaatgtaaagtattGTTTAGCAAGCcataaacattttagaaaaacatccaaaaaaaattttgttgttgttttgttgagaAATACCacttgtaattataaaaaaacactaaagtttttttttttaatattttctaagtAACCATGAGCGAGACTAGGTTTTTTCAAACCGAGACCAGACCGAGAAGAGAAGTTAGTACTTCTCGTGAGACCGAGAACGAGAAGagaaatttaacaatttttgaaaacaaatttattaaaatccaagtataaaaaataatgtaaacatGGTTTTGACAAATAGACACAAATGACATTTGTCAAatgtaaacaactttttcaaatattaattcAGAATTTTTTTGCCAAACTTTTCCAACAAGACAATGTTTTCTCTGATTGAGATGAtttgttctactttttctgGGTGTAAGTTGTGTCTGGATGATCGGACAACATTTCCACCTGAGCTAAAAACTCTCTCTGATTTAGTTGAACTTGCTGGAATAGCTAAAATTTGTCTAGCTAATGAACAGAGTTCTGGCAATGTATTTGAATGCAATTTCCACCAATCAAGAATCGGAAAGTCTTTTTCGGCATCAGGGCGATATTCATACTGGCACATTTCGCTCAAAATAGGATTCAGTTCAGATGTTGGCTCTTGTGTTTTAAGTCTGACGTTTAACTTGCGCTTCAGTCTTGAATTAGGGGACAAATCTGCTGAAAGGACTCTGGCAACAGGTTGGCACTCAACATTATCCTTAACCTGTGAGGCTAACCATTCTtttgttgtttgaaatttttggaAGAGCTTCAAGTGAAGTCCCTTTAAAGCAGGATTTAAGTAGTTTGCTGCAGCACTCAATAAGTTTCCAGTGCGACAGAGAGGAAATCTTTTCTCAATGCAgcttttcaagttttttgcaTACAAGACACCGTAGCCATTTTTTCCATCCGTCTCAATAAATTGATCAATTTTGTCATGGATTAAATAAAGAGAATCGGCGACAGTGTTAATTGTTGGAATAGACTCAGCCGACCATGTTTCTGTAGCTTCTTTAAGTGGTGCTAAAATTTCTACTGCTTCCTCGATTGATTTCCACTGTGATGCACTGATGatctttgaagaaaaaatatcttCATTTGCACATAAGCTGATAATTGCACTCTTTAGATGTAGGACAGAAGCCATGCAATCCAGTTCACTATTCCATCTTGTGTCAACAGATTGGCGTAACTGTCTAAAATTGATTCCTTGAGCGTCTGATTCTGACTCAAGCAACTCAGCTGCAACTGTTGACTGGTAAGTTAAAAAAGCCAAATCTTTGCATGTTTGCAACGCATCATCCATTCCAGCAGTCATTCCAAATGAGTCTCGAACTGCACATTGCAAAATATGATTGTTGCACAAGTATTGGTCAAGGCGCTTTGACAATTTGACTGCAAGTTTCATGTTTCTTGCCTGGTCGTTCACGCAGTACATTGGCAAATCAGCAGGCAAATTTAGTTCTTCTAAGAAAGAATCCAGCTTTCCTTCAATTAAGATACCTGTGTGTCTGCCTGGGAACTGTTGGACATGGGGTGTCCAGTGATGTAGTCTCCAATTTTCGTCAATAGCATGAAAAGTCCAAGAGATGTAGCTGTTCTGAGCTCTAGAAGTCCAAAGGTCAGAAGTAAATGCAGCACTTTTTAGATTTGGCGCAATCTCCGTTATTATGCTCTTCATTCCAGCTTGAACTTCTCTTGACCAAATTGAAAGCTTTCTTGAATATGTTGTTCTGTGATGAAGGCTCAGTTTAGGGTTTGCAATGTCAAACAATTTCTTGAAACCTCTTCCTTCGACTGCTGAAAAGGATGCCAGACCAATGCAAAAGTAATCCAGCATTGCAGAGTCAAACTGTTTTTGAATGGAATTGTCTTTGTCATATTTGGACTTTGTTTCAAGCATTTCGACCATGGTTTGTTGTTTCTTCTTAGGAGGAGGAAGAAGAGAGTCGTCAGTTTTTTCAGAATACTCAACATAATCTTGGCTGTGTTTTTTTCGAGGTGACGATGAAGCCCGCTTGTGTTTCcatcttttattttcaaagacATTTTGCACGCCTTGCATTCAGCACCGTcacttgttttttgaaaatatctccagattttgttttttcttggtGACATGAGGCAAGAATATTTCTTTTCAATATGAACAATATGTGTCAAGTTGAATTCCACTGGTAAACTAATGAAATTAAGTCGAAAGTGCaccattttatacaaaaagtttttgtatttaaaatctaattaaaattttttaataagattttaaaaaaaaatctaattaaaaaatctacttaaaaattaaaaatttaatttgtttttgtcaaaaagaaattaaatttttaattagatttattaaaatcatggagtcaaaatattatttaattaaaaaaacaaataattaagcattttgtaaattataataatttttaatttggaaaataatatttaagtcTTGTTCTACTTCTCGCGAGAATTTTCTATTTCTCACGAGAAATGAGAACGAGACGAGATCTCGCTCAtggttatttctaatttttaacattGGAATTGAATTAACAACCAACTAtcttttatactaaataaaaaaacactctGGTAAGCAGTGCAAGTAAATTGGTTTACCCGCACtgttataaagattttaaattgtttaaaaattttttcacataATAAGTGATCACATAATAATATATGTGATCCCTTCACGGAAAAGAGACCATATATGGGGGATTGACTTATTAATAGCACATAAACAAGCAATAAGAACTAAGCAAAACGATACCAAGatctttaaaatattctaaGAGGATCctgaataatgtttttttaaaatccaaatattttaaagtataatttttcaaaaagttaagttttaaaCTTCAACATGCAGAATCTTGTGAAGTTGTTTGAACTTATACAGATAGCAATAGTTTTGAAACAACATTTTGAAAGAAAGTCCAAAGGAATTATAGTCagaatggtattttttttattgtgaactTATGTTAGTTTTAACCACCATTTCCTCTGGTCAATCTTGAAAATTTCTTAGAATTAATGTTATCATGTTTGCTATGACTTCATGATTTGCATTCAGATTTTCAGTAAAAACAAACTGTCCATTACCTTTATTGATTTCTGGTAGATCACCACTGACTGAGTTGCAGAGTTTCACATTGACTAGGTTTTTGTCATCGCAATTAAAGAAGTACTCGACGGTTTCTAACGTGACTGCTGAGTACACAAACTATATCATAAGTttgtatgcaatataattgcaCTAACGCAATTAAATAATTCAAGCTGCTGACATTGGAAACTCAAAAGTGTGTTTAATATGAATCAGGATAAAACTTGGCGTGTCCGAAGGGTAGAACTTGTAAGGTAATTTTATTGTGCAAACCTGACCAGTTCCTCCTCCAATTTAAATATGCAGTCATAGATCTATTTTTGTTCTGACCTGAACAGGTGTCACCATTCATAGTGACTTCTTTCTCACCaaatatatggttttaaaaaaactggtgCAAGTGCtgctaattttataatatttgattaCATTTCAACCATGCCAATTTCACACGACCTCCTAACAGTTCAACTGTATATGGTAGGGGAGATCGGGGCTAGTTGGCCGCAAGTTGATGAACTGCGTTTATCTTCAGAGCCTTTCATTAAAAAGTGACAAAAATTACACAGAACCTTCCTAATTGACCATTTCATCATTCACTATAGTATTGTCGGGATCAATATCTGTATTTTTGTTACccaagttaatttatttataactggcaagatgttttttttaaacagcatgtcaaaaaagattttgtttcgTATGCTTTGGGTATTTTAGAGGCTTCAAATTTGTCACCGGCAAtatagaactttttaaaaaatttatttatattgtaatttttataaatttttttaacaatttaattttaccACTTGGCGGTCGATTACACGTCTaacaatgttttcatttttttgtcacataattttaataaataggcTTCATAATTAAGATTTGATGAgcataatgaattttttattttgtatcaataattttaaaaaaacatatacatgtACTCTTcctccatttttttaaatttattcctAGCGGTTGacttgttaatttataattaaatagtttataaattgaATTAGATTCAAGTGTGTTTTCGCGTCAAGACTCTAAAAGACATTTGACGTCGTAcgtgtaattaaataattaatttgacGTCGTAAGAGTGAACTTATCAAGTTTTTGATTTATGCTTCTAGTATTTACATATAACATAGAAAaagaatctttatttttttgtttgctccatttaattcataaagatcAAAATACGGTGTATTCGTTAAATTTCATTGAGTTTCTTGGAACATGTTTATGTTTCTTGTTAAAGTTTCTTCAAAAGACTCAAAattcaaattacttttactatttaaaaaccTTGTTCAAAAGCTTCGTTTGATCTcatttttaaacgaaaaaaagataataatgagTTGTTTATGTTGGGGCATTAATATTGCTCTCGTTGTCttgcagttttcaaaataattgttcaaaataataaaactccTAAAGCGATAGTTCGGCCTTGATTTATCTTTTAATGCTAAGCTTCTCAGCTAAGAAAGTTAAGTTAGTTaaggctttttttaatttttctttgctttttttccattctttttcaTCGCAGCtcttaaataattaattgaCACTCGTCTATATTAATCCACTATATAGTGAGTCTATATCAATCCACGATATAGTGAATCGATATAGacgtaaataaagcaaaaaaaaactaaaaaaacttagaCATGCCTTGACATAGCTATGTCAAcgggttttatttttagttcattattatctattaaaattttcccCTGCATCATCTTTACATCCAGCTTTTTTCGTTTTTGAGCTAACTTCCAGGgatgtatttatatgttataCTTATATTTGAGTAATAATCTCCCCACATTTACATGTTACACTTATATTTATACATGCAGCAAActctaaacatttatacattatacttatatgtttatacttatgtcaaattaGGATGCTTTGGAAAAAAATGCGATGATTGGAGTCTGAGAACAAAaaatcaactatttttaatttgttaattttttttttaataaaatattttttttaatttaaatttttttttactcttcttaattaaattaatacttatccataaatttgaaatttcatcaataaattttaagttacaCCTGCTTTACGCTGGATAACTCTTTTTCatatacagatttttttttcaagtatcaCCAACGAATGTTAGCTTTGGTGTTATCAAGATTATTCTTTACATGTtggttgttttttgttttttgtttttttgttgtttttttgagcAATTCAAATTCTTATTTACCATATTAACTGTTTCTGTAAATTAATGACAGTATTATCAATActactttttataagtttagaGTTTCATGGTTAAAACCATTAAAACAGCATCAGCTTTgctcatttatttaataatatactttactttaacaaacaaaaaactttttgttaaactttttttaaatagaattttattatcaaaaaaataaaaacgtttgaTTGCTTTCGTGTCCAGTGcattttatgaacttttttttttaatgacagctcgtttgtttacattttcacacagtttatttatgtttgctGAAAATTAGAATAcatttgtatcgtctgcaaataTCTGTTTATTAGAGACTTTTAGAATGTCACTTATATAGAGATTAGAAACAAAAGAGAAGCAATATTTGAACCTGGAGAGACGCAACGCGAACCCGGACGATCATgacatgttatttttaattattttgagtGACTTTTATCTGTAATAATACACTATTGTCTGTTATACAAAATGCTTTGAACCACTGCACAGTGGGCTAGAATTGTCTGAAGATAGCAAAACTATTTATgggttaaatataaacatatgatACATGTTTAAAGGAATTTTTGGGGCCAAGGATTTCATTTTTGAGCTCCATTTAAAGTTTGGAGTAGTCATAACCGCACAAATGGGGTTGCCAAGCCTGGTTATGGGATGTCTCGATGGTTTTTAAGTTAGATAGGACATGTTGTATGTCTAAATATAGATAATTGCAATCAGAGAATTCAAATCTGGGCATATTCAGTCTTTAGAAGTGATAATGACCGCTCAAATGGTTATTTTAGAGGTGGTCAAGGGTGGTCTTGGGATTACccgataatttttaatttaattatggcTAAGTGCGGTCAAGATATTTGAATCTAGGCATATTCTGGACACCTTAGTATCGTAGCTGCAAAGCATTTTCATCATTAGATCATAGTTTGTGTATTATATACACAATTTCATTGTGTAGTGCTCtctgttgttttattgtaaaacattAGTATGGGGTGCATGAAATGactatttttcacaaataataAACGTTTTTCCGTTTTTCGAGCgttatttaaatgaacaaaacacATTTGACACATTTTCTATATGAAAAcggcattttgaaaaattatttagacgacattaaaaataaaaaacaacaagtaattaaaaatctatttttctcGTAAACGATCTCATTTCTCTTTACTAAACTAAGCTcttctttttacataaataaaaactttttgcataCAAGAAATAAATCTTCTCTTCCATAAATCATCTTTTTACACATATTCACATaaaattaacacaataaaacaattcacaaaaatgtaaattaaaaaaccgcttaaacataacaaaaataattactaataaaaaaaacaactaaatgtaAATCACATATTTATCATAGAATGTTCCATAATTTTccacaaaaaccttaaaagtgctatttaaaaaaattaaataattaaaaatttaaaactgttgttTAAGCGtcttcttcaattttttaaagcaaaatctaCAATTggatatcatttataataaaagtctAGTATCTACTGCGCTCAACTGAACCCAGAAAATTTGgttgtaaatttttatctatatatgagAGAGCAATTTAAAGTAGACCACATGAGCGGCCTAGTGTTTTTCTGTTTGTGTAAAGgtaagtattgaaaaaaaggtTGCGCATTTTAAggggttttattaaaaaacactttgaaaaaaagcatgaaaaataaatttttgtatttcttcttatttcaatatatgATGCCGATGGACTAATATATACcgttaagaaattaaaatgttgTGAAATTGTCTTACTGGCctcatatttcttttttatatgattttttcatatttaccAATATTTGAAAGGTAAAAAATTGTCATTGTcgtgttaaaattaatatactgAGTTTAAAATTCAttgtaggaaaaaaattatatccgTTTTAGAGTGCTGTGTGTCACTagattacatttataaaaagaaaagggGTTTTGCTCATCTCTGGCTCATTGCTCACTGTGGAGTTTTTTAATCtgtatttttccattttttttaagtaataaaaagtcTATAAGGGCACCTTTAACGATCTTTTTTGGTGAGATCCAAGATTGCATGTTCTGTTGAGTGctttttatttaggttttttaaaatgggtttttatttgttttttatttagcattttGTTTATGCTTAAGTATTTACACAGACAGTTGTAAATTA
The nucleotide sequence above comes from Hydra vulgaris chromosome 09, alternate assembly HydraT2T_AEP. Encoded proteins:
- the LOC100211296 gene encoding inositol oxygenase isoform X3, which codes for MKEETAIIDDPSLTHRPELKYKDLINENSQKKFRNYEDNLQTLNVMNTYQQMHANQTVAFGIEKRKKWLKFDHAEMTILEAVNLLDNLVDSSDPDIDLPNSMHAFQTAEKIREIHPDKDWFQLTGLIHDLGKVMALWGEPQWCVVGDTFPVGCQFQPTCVFYKYFEENPDWNHPEYSTPNGIYKENCGLDQVMMSWGHDEYLYQVLKHNKATLPEEALNMIRYHSFYPYHASDSYKNLCNEKDALMLPWIQEFNLFDLYTKSDKLLDPKALQPYYQSLVDKYIPGFLKW
- the LOC100211296 gene encoding inositol oxygenase isoform X2, translating into MRVLIPKEETAIIDDPSLTHRPELKYKDLINENSQKKFRNYEDNLQTLNVMNTYQQMHANQTVAFGIEKRKKWLKFDHAEMTILEAVNLLDNLVDSSDPDIDLPNSMHAFQTAEKIREIHPDKDWFQLTGLIHDLGKVMALWGEPQWCVVGDTFPVGCQFQPTCVFYKYFEENPDWNHPEYSTPNGIYKENCGLDQVMMSWGHDEYLYQVLKHNKATLPEEALNMIRYHSFYPYHASDSYKNLCNEKDALMLPWIQEFNLFDLYTKSDKLLDPKALQPYYQSLVDKYIPGFLKW